Genomic window (Syntrophaceae bacterium):
TCACGCCGATCTACTACGACCTGACCCGCTATGACGTGATGGAGGAGCTCAGGGGGGTCATCGGGAATCTCACGCCCTGAGAGCCGCAAGCGCTCAGCAGCAAGCGACAAGGCAAAGAAAATCCCCCTTGCGTCCCCCTCTAGAAAAGAGGGAATGAGGGGGTTTTTTAGCGGGTCAGCAGGACCGGGATTTTGCTCTTGCGCACGACGTGCGAGGTGGTGCTGCCGAGCAGGAGCTCCTTGAACCGGCTGTGCCCGTGGGTGCCCATCAGCATCAGCTCGACGGCCCCCTCGTCGATGAACTTGAGGATCTCCTTTTCCTCTTTCCCCCCGAGAACGATGGTGTCCTTGTCGATGAGGGTTTCGTCGAGGGCCGCCTCCACCTTCGCGCTCAGGTCGGCCGAGACCCTTGCCTGGTCCGTCACGATGAGCACCGTGAGCGGCCAGCGGCACTTGTCGGAAAGCTCGGCGGCGATCTTGAGGGCGCGATCGGCGGGGGGGCTTCCGTCGTAGGCGACACCCATGCTCTCGATCTCGATGAACGAAGCGGGAGTGACCAGGACGGGCTTGCCGGCCTTCCGGACCACCGCCTCGGCCGTGGATCCCAGCAGCACGCTGCGGCTCAGGGGGTAGTGCTCGCCCCGCTGGGCGAGCAGGATGAGATCGGCCCCCTGCCCCTCGCGGATGATCTCCTCGTCGATGATCCCCGACACCTTCTTCACGTCGGGGGTGAGCCCCTGCGTCTCGCAGCGCTCGCGGAATTCGCGCAGGATCTTGTCCGCACGCGACTCGAGGGCCTTTTCGATCACGGAGAAGAACTCGGGGCCGGGACAGAGGCTTGCCGCGCTGCAGATGTCGTTGAGTACGGGCCCCTGGAGCACCTTGATGTCGATCACGTGGAGACCGGTGATGCGGGCGTCGAGCTTCTTCGCAATGTAGATCCCGTACTCGAGTGCCGTGCGGCTGTAATCGGACCCGTCCGTGGGGATGAGGATGCTGCGGAACATCAGCCGTCCTCCTCCTCGTCCTCGTCCTCGTCCGTCAACGCCTTCGGCGCTGCGCCGTTGTCGGTCTTTTTCCCGAAGTCGCCCATCTTCCTGAGCATCCGGTCGAACTCGTGCTCGTCGAGGTCCTCGTCGCCCTGGCCGATGGTCAGGGCCGCGGCCGACCCTGCGGCCAGCAGCGTGTGGGCGCCGACCGGCTTGCCGGCCTTGAACACCGCCTGCTCCAGCAGCCGGCCGTCGCGGTCATAGGCGACGTAGGGGCCTTCGCGCTTTTCGCCGCGAAAGGTGCCCTTCTCGCGGATCTGCCCGTTCTTGTAGTAGGAGACGTAGTCCCCTTCGAACTTCCCGTCGACGAAGGTCTCCTTTTCCTTCAGCTGGCCGTTGCGGTAGTAGAGGAGATACTCGCCCTCGAGCCGCCCCTCGCGGTTGTAGAACTCCTTCTCCCGAAGCTGCCCCGTCTCGTAGTAGGACGTGTATTCGCCGACGATCTTGTCCTTCTCGAAGGTGCACTTCTCCCGGAGCGTGCCGTCGCGATAATAGGACGTTGCCTCCCCGTGCCGCTGACCGGCCTTGAAGGACATCCGCACGAGGAGCTGGCCGTTCTCGTAATAGGATTCGTAGATTCCGTCGAGCTTTCCCTTCCGGTAGTTGCGCCTCTCGCGCAGCTGTCCCTTGCGGTAATAGGAAAGATGTTCCCCGTCCTTGCGTCGCGGGGCGAAGAAATCCCATTTCATGGCCGGCCGGTTCGTTTCCTTGAAAGCATGGACGTCGATCGGATACGGGGCGCGCGCGAGAAGAAAACCTCGAAGCTGTGAAGGGAGGAACTTGGGCAAACGGGATGCAGACGGTGGTCTCCCGGCCCGCCCGAGCTTCTCACCCTCTCCACTGCACAACTTCCGCTCGTGCAGAACGTAGCCGCTACAGCCCCAGCTCCTTGCGTATCTGCTCGACGGGGAAAAAGACGGTGTCCTGGCCTTTGAGCCCCCTGCGCAGGGCCCTCTCGTTCTGGTTCTCGAACTCCTTGAGGAGATCGATCAGCCGCCTCTTGCCCTCGGGGGTCTTGACGGCCTCCCGCGGTGTGATGTTGCCGATGGCGGAGATCTTCTCGTCGATCCAGTTGTCGAAGGGCCGCTCCGGCGTCTCGCGCCCGGCGAAGACGCCCTCCGGGGAACTGGGGGCCCGGTCCGGCGCAGCCGGGTCTGCCTGCCTGTCGACGTTCTTGTGGACGGTCGTCCGGTACGTGATCGCCTTGCCGAACATCCTGTCCAGGATGGAACGCAGGGTTTCTGCCCGCTGGGCCGACGCGCATTGGGCCAGCAGGGAGTCCCGCTTGAGGAAGAGGGTCCCCGGCGCACCGCGGGAGGGCCCGACCGCCCCTTCCCTCGGGAGCCAATGGAAGCGCAGCACCTTGGCCGGCAGGGCAGCGCCGGGTTTGCGCGGCTCCGCGGCCGCAAACACGGGGGATCGATCGATGATCTGCAGGAAGGCATCGTAGTCGTCCACCCGGTACAGAAGGCTTGTGAGGGAGGCCTTTTCCGCCTCGGGGTCGGCCGCCGTCTCGGGCCGCTCGAGGTTTCGCACGGCATTTTCGACGAGGGCGCAGATCTCCGCCGTGGCGCGCTTCAGGTAATCCCGGAAGTTGCGGTAGTTCTCCCGCTCCTCGTTGTAGATCTCGAGGAGGTTGACCTCGATGAAGCGCCTGAGTTTCTGCGGGATGACGGTGATGGGCATGCCGCCGAGGATCTGGTAGCCGCGGACCTCGATCAGGCCGCCGTAGAAGAGATCCCACTTGCAGAGCGTCTGCGCGGCGGCAGGGTCGGCAAGCGAAAAGGCCCGGTCGGCGAAGATATCCCGGATCTCGACCCCCTGTCCCGGGTCGATCCGCTGCACCTCGTACACGCTCAGCACGGAGCGGGAA
Coding sequences:
- a CDS encoding universal stress protein, translated to MFRSILIPTDGSDYSRTALEYGIYIAKKLDARITGLHVIDIKVLQGPVLNDICSAASLCPGPEFFSVIEKALESRADKILREFRERCETQGLTPDVKKVSGIIDEEIIREGQGADLILLAQRGEHYPLSRSVLLGSTAEAVVRKAGKPVLVTPASFIEIESMGVAYDGSPPADRALKIAAELSDKCRWPLTVLIVTDQARVSADLSAKVEAALDETLIDKDTIVLGGKEEKEILKFIDEGAVELMLMGTHGHSRFKELLLGSTTSHVVRKSKIPVLLTR
- a CDS encoding toxin-antitoxin system YwqK family antitoxin; amino-acid sequence: MKWDFFAPRRKDGEHLSYYRKGQLRERRNYRKGKLDGIYESYYENGQLLVRMSFKAGQRHGEATSYYRDGTLREKCTFEKDKIVGEYTSYYETGQLREKEFYNREGRLEGEYLLYYRNGQLKEKETFVDGKFEGDYVSYYKNGQIREKGTFRGEKREGPYVAYDRDGRLLEQAVFKAGKPVGAHTLLAAGSAAALTIGQGDEDLDEHEFDRMLRKMGDFGKKTDNGAAPKALTDEDEDEEEDG